A single Anopheles maculipalpis chromosome 3RL, idAnoMacuDA_375_x, whole genome shotgun sequence DNA region contains:
- the LOC126561412 gene encoding xanthine dehydrogenase/oxidase-like isoform X1, with product MEVIFSINAKPYQVNSKSVPVDTSLNTFIRNHAHLTGTKFMCLEGGCGACVVNLSGVHPVSGEPFSYAVNSCLFPVLACHGMDITTVEGIGGKQRGYHATQKLLAHFNGTQCGYCSPGMVMNMYSLLETKKGKVTMEEIENSFGGNICRCTGYRPILDAFKALAVDADPKIKEKCQDIEDLTKICPKTGSACAGKCSAAAKINPNKGLHLSFDEQKEWHKVYNVSDIFAIFESIGDKPYTLIGGNTAHGVYRRSDAIKVFIDINAVQELRASSVGSSLTVGAGTSLTELMDLLTFAAKQNKSFSYFEHLIRHIDLIANVPVRNTGTIAGNLSIKNQHPEFPSDLYLILEAADAKLTILEAQGKTSTVRPSEYVTLDMKKKLLLKVILPPLDPSIYVYRSFKIMPRAQNAHAYVNGAFLIKLDGSNIVSSNICFGGIDPHFTHAIKTEEYLSGKNLLTNETIQGALKILATELNPDWVLPDAAPEYRKNLALSLFYKFVLNIAPELKASVKSEFKSGGTVLDRPLSSGTQSFDTIKENWPLTKNIPKIEGLLQTSGEAKYANDLPVFPNELYAAFVLGTESQTKITNIDASEALKLPGVVAFYSAKDIPGANNFMYFKGFMGPHDEEIFCSEKVIYHGQPVGLVVADTFNLANRASKLVKVQYDKTSSKRYPTVKDVLRAKATDRLNDMPYSTLGEEFEAAPNGAIKVKGCFEIGGQYHYTMETQTAVCIPIEDGMDVYSATQWIDFTQIAISKMLNVPENSLNLYVRRLGGGYGSKGTRATLIACAAALAAHKTQRPVRLVMTLEANMEAIGKRYGVISNYEVDVEKDGKITKLYNEYVHDFGSCLNESMGHCAEFFRNCYDNKAWKTVAKGAVTDSASNTWCRAPGTTEGIAMVETIMEHVAHATGLDPLDVRMANMPKDLKMHELMPQFRADVEYDLRKKEIEQFNRENRWKKRGLAITPMRYPLGYFGTIHALVSIYHTDGTVVITHGGIEMGQGMNTKVAQVAAYVLGIPMEKISIKPSANMTSPNAICTGGSMTSETVSFAVKKACEILLERMKPIRDEMKDASWETIVENSYYKNVDLCATYMYKASDLEAYIIWGLTCTEVEIDVLTGNVQLRRVDILEDTGESLSPGIDIGQVEGAFIMGVGYYLTEALIYDPQTGALLTNRTWTYKPPGAKDIPVDFRVRFLQKSSNATGVLRSKATGEPAMNMTVSVLCALRNAVLAARTDAGLSNEWVQLGAPSTPDQVYLMAGNSVEQYLLN from the exons ATGGAGGTTATTTTCTCTATCAATGCGAAACCTTATCAAG TTAACTCGAAGAGTGTACCGGTCGATACCTCGTTGAACACCTTCATCCGGAACCATGCTCACCTGACTGGTACCAAGTTCATGTGCCTCGAGGGAGGATGTGGCGCTTGTGTGGTCAACCTGAGCGGAGTCCATCCAGTGTCAGGAGAGCCCTTCTCTTATGCTGTTAACTCG TGCCTGTTTCCTGTGCTCGCTTGCCATGGAATGGACATCACCACCGTCGAGGGTATCGGTGGTAAGCAGCGCGGTTATCACGCCACCCAAAAGCTGCTGGCTCACTTCAACGGTACCCAGTGTGGATACTGCTCGCCCGGTATGGTCATGAACATGTACAGCCTTCTGGAGACGAAGAAGGGCAAGGTCACCATGGAGGAGATCGAGAACTCGTTCGGTGGTAACATTTGCCGCTGTACCGGTTACCGTCCCATCCTGGACGCTTTCAAGGCTCTGGCTGTCGATGCTGATCCTAAGATCAAGGAGAAGTGTCAAGATATCGAGGACCTTACAAAGATTTGTCCCAAAACCGGTTCGGCTTGCGCTGGCAAgtgttctgctgctgctaaaaTTAATCCCAACAAGGGACTGCACCTGAGCTTCGACGAGCAGAAGGAATGGCACAAGGTGTATAACGTAAGCGACATTTTCGCCATCTTCGAGAGCATTGGGGACAAGCCTTACACGCTCATCGGAGGTAATACCGCCCATGGTGTATACCGTCGAAGTGATGCAATAAAAGTCTTTATCGACATCAATGCTGTCCAAGAGCTTCGAGCTAGCTCGGTAGGAAGCTCCTTAACTGTCGGAGCTGGAACCTCCTTGACCGAGCTAATGGATCTGCTGACTTTTGCtgccaagcaaaacaaaagcttctcCTATTTTGAACATCTGATTCGCCATATCGACTTGATTGCCAACGTTCCTGTGCGTAACACTGGAACGATCGCTGGTAATCTTAGCATCAAAAACCAACATCCTGAGTTCCCCTCCGATCTTTATCTTATCTTGGAAGCTGCTGATGCGAAGTTGACCATCT TGGAGGCCCAAGGAAAAACGTCTACCGTTCGTCCTTCCGAGTATGTCACTCTGGACATGAAGAAAAAGCTGCTGCTTAAAGTGATACTGCCTCCGCTGGATCCATCCATCTATGTCTACCGTTCTTTCAAGATCATGCCCCGTGCGCAGAATGCTCACGCATACGTAAACGGTGCATTCCTGATCAAGCTGGATGGATCGAATATAGTGTCGAGCAACATTTGCTTCGGTGGAATCGATCCTCACTTTACGCATGCGATCAAAACGGAAGAGTACCTCAGTGGTAAGAACCTGCTTACCAATGAAACCATTCAAGGAGCCCTGAAGATTCTGGCAACGGAACTGAACCCCGACTGGGTGCTTCCTGATGCTGCGCCAGAATACCGGAAAAATCTAGCCCTTTCATTATTCTACAAGTTCGTGCTGAACATTGCACCGGAACTGAAGGCTTCCGTTAAAAGCGAATTCAAATCGGGCGGTACAGTTCTCGATCGCCCACTCTCGTCTGGAACACAATCGTTCGATACCATCAAGGAGAATTGGCCCTTGACGAAGAACATTCCTAAGATTGAAGGTTTGCTGCAAACTTCGGGCGAGGCAAAGTATGCAAACGATTTACCAGTATTCCCGAACGAGCTGTATGCCGCATTTGTCCTGGGAACGGAATCGCAGACGAAGATTACGAACATTGATGCCTCGGAAGCACTG AAACTGCCCGGCGTTGTTGCCTTCTACTCGGCGAAGGATATACCTGGGGCAAACAATTTCATGTACTTCAAAGGATTCATGGGCCCACATGATGAGGAAATTTTCTGCAGTGAGAAAGTGATCTATCACGGACAACCGGTTGGTCTTGTCGTTGCCGACACTTTCAATCTGGCCAATCGTGCTAGCAAGCTGGTGAAGGTGCAGTACGATAAAACATCCTCCAAGCGATATCCTACCGTTAAGGATGTGCTCCGTGCCAAGGCAACCGATCGGCTGAATGACATGCCGTACAGTACATTGGGCGAAGAGTTTGAAGCTGCACCCAATGGTGCGATCAAGGTAAAGGGATGCTTTGAAATCGGGGGTCAGTATCACTACACGATGGAGACGCAAACGGCCGTTTGCATTCCGATCGAGGACGGTATGGACGTATACTCGGCGACGCAGTGGATCGATTTTACGCAAATCGCCATTTCGAAGATGCTGAACGTGCCAGAGAACAGCCTTAATCTGTATGTACGCCGTTTGGGCGGAGGTTATGGAAGCAAGGGTACCAGGGCTACCCTGATAGCTTGTGCAGCGGCCCTAGCTGCCCACAAGACCCAGCGACCCGTGCGTTTGGTTATGACGCTCGAGGCTAACATGGAAGCCATTGGCAAGCGTTACGGCGTCATCTCCAACTACGAGGTGGATGTGGAGAAGGATGGCAAAATTACGAAGCTATACAACGAGTACGTTCACGACTTTGGTTCGTGTCTGAACGAGTCGATGGGTCACTGTGCAGAGTTCTTCCGAAACTGCTACGACAACAAAGCTTGGAAGACGGTTGCAAAGGGTGCCGTTACGGACTCTGCCAGTAACACCTGGTGTCGTGCACCGGGCACAACGGAAGGCATTGCCATGGTGGAAACCATCATGGAACATGTCGCGCATGCAACGGGGCTAGATCCGCTTGACGTGCGTATGGCAAACATGCCCAAGGATTTGAAGATGCACGAGCTTATGCCACAGTTCCGGGCCGATGTCGAGTACGATTTGCGCAAGAAGGAGATTGAACAGTTCAATCGCGAGAACCGTTGGAAAAAGCGGGGCCTAGCGATCACACCGATGCGCTACCCGTTGGGTTACTTCGGTACGATCCATGCGCTGGTGTCGATCTACCATACGGACGGTACCGTGGTCATCACGCACGGTGGCATCGAAATGGGCCAGGGCATGAATACCAAGGTCGCACAGGTCGCGGCCTATGTTCTAGGAATTCCGATGGAAAAGATTAGCATCAAACCGTCGGCCAATATGACGTCACCGAACGCTATCTGTACCGGTGGCAGTATGACCAGCGAGACTGTCTCTTTT GCGGTTAAGAAAGCGTGTGAGATTCTGCTGGAACGCATGAAACCGATCCGTGACGAGATGAAGGACGCTTCTTGGGAAACCATCGTGGAGAATAGCTACTACAAGAACGTGGACCTTTGTGCGACTTACATGTACAAGGCGTCCGATCTGGAAGCCTATATCATCTGGGGTTTGACCTGCACTGAGGTGGAGATCGACGTGCTGACCGGCAACGTGCAGCTACGTCGTGTCGATATTCTGGAGGATACTGGTGAAAGCTTGAGCCCCGGTATCGATATTGGCCAGGTCGAGGGGGCATTTATTATGGGCGTTGGCTATTACCTGACCGAGGCACTGATTTATGATCCGCAAACCGGTGCACTGCTAACCAACCGTACCTGGACGTACAAACCGCCAGGTGCGAAGGATATTCCGGTTGATTTCCGGGTGCGCTTCCTGCAGAAGAGCTCTAACGCAACGGGCGTGCTACGTTCGAAGGCAACTGGTGAGCCGGCCATGAATATGACCGTTTCTGTGCTTTGTGCGCTTCGTAATGCCGTGTTGGCAGCACGTACCGATGCAGGATTGTCGAACGAATGGGTTCAGCTGGGTGCACCATCCACGCCAGATCAGGTGTATCTGATGGCGGGTAACTCTGTAGAGCAGTATCTGTTGAATTAG
- the LOC126561412 gene encoding xanthine dehydrogenase/oxidase-like isoform X3 — MCLEGGCGACVVNLSGVHPVSGEPFSYAVNSCLFPVLACHGMDITTVEGIGGKQRGYHATQKLLAHFNGTQCGYCSPGMVMNMYSLLETKKGKVTMEEIENSFGGNICRCTGYRPILDAFKALAVDADPKIKEKCQDIEDLTKICPKTGSACAGKCSAAAKINPNKGLHLSFDEQKEWHKVYNVSDIFAIFESIGDKPYTLIGGNTAHGVYRRSDAIKVFIDINAVQELRASSVGSSLTVGAGTSLTELMDLLTFAAKQNKSFSYFEHLIRHIDLIANVPVRNTGTIAGNLSIKNQHPEFPSDLYLILEAADAKLTILEAQGKTSTVRPSEYVTLDMKKKLLLKVILPPLDPSIYVYRSFKIMPRAQNAHAYVNGAFLIKLDGSNIVSSNICFGGIDPHFTHAIKTEEYLSGKNLLTNETIQGALKILATELNPDWVLPDAAPEYRKNLALSLFYKFVLNIAPELKASVKSEFKSGGTVLDRPLSSGTQSFDTIKENWPLTKNIPKIEGLLQTSGEAKYANDLPVFPNELYAAFVLGTESQTKITNIDASEALKLPGVVAFYSAKDIPGANNFMYFKGFMGPHDEEIFCSEKVIYHGQPVGLVVADTFNLANRASKLVKVQYDKTSSKRYPTVKDVLRAKATDRLNDMPYSTLGEEFEAAPNGAIKVKGCFEIGGQYHYTMETQTAVCIPIEDGMDVYSATQWIDFTQIAISKMLNVPENSLNLYVRRLGGGYGSKGTRATLIACAAALAAHKTQRPVRLVMTLEANMEAIGKRYGVISNYEVDVEKDGKITKLYNEYVHDFGSCLNESMGHCAEFFRNCYDNKAWKTVAKGAVTDSASNTWCRAPGTTEGIAMVETIMEHVAHATGLDPLDVRMANMPKDLKMHELMPQFRADVEYDLRKKEIEQFNRENRWKKRGLAITPMRYPLGYFGTIHALVSIYHTDGTVVITHGGIEMGQGMNTKVAQVAAYVLGIPMEKISIKPSANMTSPNAICTGGSMTSETVSFAVKKACEILLERMKPIRDEMKDASWETIVENSYYKNVDLCATYMYKASDLEAYIIWGLTCTEVEIDVLTGNVQLRRVDILEDTGESLSPGIDIGQVEGAFIMGVGYYLTEALIYDPQTGALLTNRTWTYKPPGAKDIPVDFRVRFLQKSSNATGVLRSKATGEPAMNMTVSVLCALRNAVLAARTDAGLSNEWVQLGAPSTPDQVYLMAGNSVEQYLLN; from the exons TGCCTGTTTCCTGTGCTCGCTTGCCATGGAATGGACATCACCACCGTCGAGGGTATCGGTGGTAAGCAGCGCGGTTATCACGCCACCCAAAAGCTGCTGGCTCACTTCAACGGTACCCAGTGTGGATACTGCTCGCCCGGTATGGTCATGAACATGTACAGCCTTCTGGAGACGAAGAAGGGCAAGGTCACCATGGAGGAGATCGAGAACTCGTTCGGTGGTAACATTTGCCGCTGTACCGGTTACCGTCCCATCCTGGACGCTTTCAAGGCTCTGGCTGTCGATGCTGATCCTAAGATCAAGGAGAAGTGTCAAGATATCGAGGACCTTACAAAGATTTGTCCCAAAACCGGTTCGGCTTGCGCTGGCAAgtgttctgctgctgctaaaaTTAATCCCAACAAGGGACTGCACCTGAGCTTCGACGAGCAGAAGGAATGGCACAAGGTGTATAACGTAAGCGACATTTTCGCCATCTTCGAGAGCATTGGGGACAAGCCTTACACGCTCATCGGAGGTAATACCGCCCATGGTGTATACCGTCGAAGTGATGCAATAAAAGTCTTTATCGACATCAATGCTGTCCAAGAGCTTCGAGCTAGCTCGGTAGGAAGCTCCTTAACTGTCGGAGCTGGAACCTCCTTGACCGAGCTAATGGATCTGCTGACTTTTGCtgccaagcaaaacaaaagcttctcCTATTTTGAACATCTGATTCGCCATATCGACTTGATTGCCAACGTTCCTGTGCGTAACACTGGAACGATCGCTGGTAATCTTAGCATCAAAAACCAACATCCTGAGTTCCCCTCCGATCTTTATCTTATCTTGGAAGCTGCTGATGCGAAGTTGACCATCT TGGAGGCCCAAGGAAAAACGTCTACCGTTCGTCCTTCCGAGTATGTCACTCTGGACATGAAGAAAAAGCTGCTGCTTAAAGTGATACTGCCTCCGCTGGATCCATCCATCTATGTCTACCGTTCTTTCAAGATCATGCCCCGTGCGCAGAATGCTCACGCATACGTAAACGGTGCATTCCTGATCAAGCTGGATGGATCGAATATAGTGTCGAGCAACATTTGCTTCGGTGGAATCGATCCTCACTTTACGCATGCGATCAAAACGGAAGAGTACCTCAGTGGTAAGAACCTGCTTACCAATGAAACCATTCAAGGAGCCCTGAAGATTCTGGCAACGGAACTGAACCCCGACTGGGTGCTTCCTGATGCTGCGCCAGAATACCGGAAAAATCTAGCCCTTTCATTATTCTACAAGTTCGTGCTGAACATTGCACCGGAACTGAAGGCTTCCGTTAAAAGCGAATTCAAATCGGGCGGTACAGTTCTCGATCGCCCACTCTCGTCTGGAACACAATCGTTCGATACCATCAAGGAGAATTGGCCCTTGACGAAGAACATTCCTAAGATTGAAGGTTTGCTGCAAACTTCGGGCGAGGCAAAGTATGCAAACGATTTACCAGTATTCCCGAACGAGCTGTATGCCGCATTTGTCCTGGGAACGGAATCGCAGACGAAGATTACGAACATTGATGCCTCGGAAGCACTG AAACTGCCCGGCGTTGTTGCCTTCTACTCGGCGAAGGATATACCTGGGGCAAACAATTTCATGTACTTCAAAGGATTCATGGGCCCACATGATGAGGAAATTTTCTGCAGTGAGAAAGTGATCTATCACGGACAACCGGTTGGTCTTGTCGTTGCCGACACTTTCAATCTGGCCAATCGTGCTAGCAAGCTGGTGAAGGTGCAGTACGATAAAACATCCTCCAAGCGATATCCTACCGTTAAGGATGTGCTCCGTGCCAAGGCAACCGATCGGCTGAATGACATGCCGTACAGTACATTGGGCGAAGAGTTTGAAGCTGCACCCAATGGTGCGATCAAGGTAAAGGGATGCTTTGAAATCGGGGGTCAGTATCACTACACGATGGAGACGCAAACGGCCGTTTGCATTCCGATCGAGGACGGTATGGACGTATACTCGGCGACGCAGTGGATCGATTTTACGCAAATCGCCATTTCGAAGATGCTGAACGTGCCAGAGAACAGCCTTAATCTGTATGTACGCCGTTTGGGCGGAGGTTATGGAAGCAAGGGTACCAGGGCTACCCTGATAGCTTGTGCAGCGGCCCTAGCTGCCCACAAGACCCAGCGACCCGTGCGTTTGGTTATGACGCTCGAGGCTAACATGGAAGCCATTGGCAAGCGTTACGGCGTCATCTCCAACTACGAGGTGGATGTGGAGAAGGATGGCAAAATTACGAAGCTATACAACGAGTACGTTCACGACTTTGGTTCGTGTCTGAACGAGTCGATGGGTCACTGTGCAGAGTTCTTCCGAAACTGCTACGACAACAAAGCTTGGAAGACGGTTGCAAAGGGTGCCGTTACGGACTCTGCCAGTAACACCTGGTGTCGTGCACCGGGCACAACGGAAGGCATTGCCATGGTGGAAACCATCATGGAACATGTCGCGCATGCAACGGGGCTAGATCCGCTTGACGTGCGTATGGCAAACATGCCCAAGGATTTGAAGATGCACGAGCTTATGCCACAGTTCCGGGCCGATGTCGAGTACGATTTGCGCAAGAAGGAGATTGAACAGTTCAATCGCGAGAACCGTTGGAAAAAGCGGGGCCTAGCGATCACACCGATGCGCTACCCGTTGGGTTACTTCGGTACGATCCATGCGCTGGTGTCGATCTACCATACGGACGGTACCGTGGTCATCACGCACGGTGGCATCGAAATGGGCCAGGGCATGAATACCAAGGTCGCACAGGTCGCGGCCTATGTTCTAGGAATTCCGATGGAAAAGATTAGCATCAAACCGTCGGCCAATATGACGTCACCGAACGCTATCTGTACCGGTGGCAGTATGACCAGCGAGACTGTCTCTTTT GCGGTTAAGAAAGCGTGTGAGATTCTGCTGGAACGCATGAAACCGATCCGTGACGAGATGAAGGACGCTTCTTGGGAAACCATCGTGGAGAATAGCTACTACAAGAACGTGGACCTTTGTGCGACTTACATGTACAAGGCGTCCGATCTGGAAGCCTATATCATCTGGGGTTTGACCTGCACTGAGGTGGAGATCGACGTGCTGACCGGCAACGTGCAGCTACGTCGTGTCGATATTCTGGAGGATACTGGTGAAAGCTTGAGCCCCGGTATCGATATTGGCCAGGTCGAGGGGGCATTTATTATGGGCGTTGGCTATTACCTGACCGAGGCACTGATTTATGATCCGCAAACCGGTGCACTGCTAACCAACCGTACCTGGACGTACAAACCGCCAGGTGCGAAGGATATTCCGGTTGATTTCCGGGTGCGCTTCCTGCAGAAGAGCTCTAACGCAACGGGCGTGCTACGTTCGAAGGCAACTGGTGAGCCGGCCATGAATATGACCGTTTCTGTGCTTTGTGCGCTTCGTAATGCCGTGTTGGCAGCACGTACCGATGCAGGATTGTCGAACGAATGGGTTCAGCTGGGTGCACCATCCACGCCAGATCAGGTGTATCTGATGGCGGGTAACTCTGTAGAGCAGTATCTGTTGAATTAG